The Limibacter armeniacum sequence TGTAAGTTGACGGTCTTCAAAACCTTCAGCCTGTTTCAAACTCATGGTAAGTTGCTTATTGGTTTCCATAAGCTTTTCCCTGATGGTATATAGCTTTTTGAGTTTGACCAGCTATTTACGTTCAGGTTCCCATAACTAAGTCTTATCCTGGTTCCTGAAGGCAAAATCGGCGATGCGATAGGCATCCACCTTGTCATTTTTACCCCGTACCATCCCGATGGACCGCTTGATATTAATGGGGTTTTCCACCCAAATGGGATCGCCCTTTGCATAGAACTGTTCTAGGCTATGGCTAGTATAGACACCTGAATGCTCCATGCACACTAAGCTATGTTTTGCTGTGACGCCTTGTTTGCTGAGAAGCACAATCAGCTTATGGAGTGCTTTGGGAGTGTTCTCAATCCCATACTCGACCAATGTTGATTGCAGGCCTTTGACCAAGACAGCCATTGTGCTTTTTCCGATATCTAGACCGATGAAATACTGGTACGCCATTTTCTCTTGTTGATTTAGTGAAATACAAATCTGGTAAACACAATCAAAACCTTAATAATGGGTCGTTAACCCTAACTTCTATCTGAGGCTTGTTTATCAGGAAAGAAAGAGGTCCAAATCGTGATCAAGGTACCAAGCCTAGAATAACAAAAGGTTTACCTCTTTCTCTTTTTCAACTTACCAAGTATTCTTTATTTTATCCTATCGATCTAATCTAAAGGAACTTCTATAGATATATAATATTATGTATAATTCAGGTACTTGTATTGACAAGTACCTGGTGCCAAGATCTAAAATCTCCAATTGACTACTTTAAAACGCCAGATGAGTTGGGGGGATTCTATCCCACCTCTTTTCCAGCTATACTGAAATTCAAGAGAAACTTAATTCAAAGGAGAAGTTTGTCAGGACATTTCAAACGGCAGCTGAGGAGTGGACTGAGATTGACGCGGAACAGATTACTCCTTATACTTGGAAGTGGGTCAAGCTATCTGTACAAAAGCCTG is a genomic window containing:
- a CDS encoding IS110 family transposase translates to MAYQYFIGLDIGKSTMAVLVKGLQSTLVEYGIENTPKALHKLIVLLSKQGVTAKHSLVCMEHSGVYTSHSLEQFYAKGDPIWVENPINIKRSIGMVRGKNDKVDAYRIADFAFRNQDKT